A region of Reichenbachiella carrageenanivorans DNA encodes the following proteins:
- a CDS encoding copper homeostasis protein CutC, protein MIKEACVENLAEALKAEDNGADQVELCGRLDLDGLTPERDLVEQVLKQISIPVKVMVRPRGGNFVYSSSEVEEMHATIELMKSLGVQEVVLGLLTEQGEIACAALTRLVQTAQPMKVTFHKAIDELADPVTGVKQLLEVKGITSVLTSGGAPTAEAGVNVLQQMKVIALNQIQIIAAGKITNKNLVAVDQLIKADAYHGKLIVGSLK, encoded by the coding sequence ATGATCAAAGAAGCTTGTGTTGAAAATTTAGCGGAAGCTCTGAAGGCAGAAGACAATGGGGCAGATCAGGTGGAGCTGTGCGGCAGGCTCGATTTGGATGGACTTACGCCTGAGCGTGATCTCGTCGAGCAGGTACTTAAGCAAATCTCCATTCCTGTCAAAGTAATGGTGCGACCTAGGGGAGGAAACTTTGTCTATTCATCGTCCGAAGTGGAAGAGATGCATGCCACCATCGAGCTTATGAAATCACTCGGGGTGCAAGAGGTAGTGTTGGGGCTCTTGACGGAGCAGGGAGAAATTGCTTGCGCAGCACTCACTCGTTTGGTGCAAACCGCACAACCCATGAAAGTCACTTTTCATAAGGCAATAGATGAATTAGCAGATCCTGTGACAGGAGTGAAACAATTGTTAGAAGTAAAAGGTATTACTTCTGTGCTCACTTCTGGAGGAGCGCCAACTGCCGAAGCAGGAGTTAATGTATTACAGCAAATGAAGGTTATTGCTTTAAATCAAATTCAAATCATAGCGGCAGGAAAAATCACTAATAAGAATCTCGTTGCTGTAGATCAGCTCATAAAGGCAGATGCCTATCATGGTAAACTCATAGTGGGTAGTTTGAAATAA